One uncultured Gellertiella sp. genomic window carries:
- a CDS encoding serine hydrolase, whose amino-acid sequence MRKLIRGLVLLVILLVAGVAAWLALAPPDLLLVADSYSAKIVCSNRFLAGRDPKQVLAVDVQAPGNPLLKFVTVDVDEAEKTVTAHMFGFFALGQSIYRDGLGCTSLPAGYDAASLAALPGGPAPLPRPGAGAWPDGNDPAETDPALQAALGDASLQGPGMRAILVLHDGRIIGETYGPGFDRETPLLGWSMTKTVNAAIAGRLMQEGKLGLDDQHLLPEWDGDSRREIHLRDLTGMESGLRFNEDYGDVSDVTRMLFLQPDMAGFTAGQTQDAGPGTKFNYSTGTSVVIARIWMNRLADPAMAVSYPSKALFGPLGMASATLETDVAGTFVGGSYLYATARDWGRFAQMLLQDGVWKGETLLGPDFIKAIHTPSRASNGAYSQAQTWFEGPGDQPNSAFSLPQDTIWMQGHDGQSIAIIPSRKLVVLRMGLTPEKLGYLPQQLVKAVVDTVR is encoded by the coding sequence ATGAGAAAACTGATCCGCGGCCTGGTCTTGCTGGTGATCCTTCTGGTGGCGGGTGTTGCCGCCTGGCTGGCGCTTGCGCCACCGGACCTGTTGCTGGTTGCCGACAGCTACAGTGCCAAGATCGTCTGTTCCAACCGGTTCCTTGCCGGACGCGATCCGAAACAGGTGCTGGCGGTCGATGTTCAGGCGCCCGGCAACCCGCTGCTGAAATTTGTGACCGTCGATGTCGATGAGGCCGAAAAGACGGTCACCGCCCATATGTTCGGCTTCTTTGCCCTGGGGCAGTCCATCTATCGCGACGGGCTTGGCTGTACCAGCCTGCCGGCCGGCTATGACGCGGCCTCGCTTGCTGCCCTGCCCGGGGGACCCGCACCCTTGCCCAGACCCGGCGCAGGTGCCTGGCCTGACGGCAATGATCCTGCGGAAACCGATCCGGCGCTGCAGGCCGCGCTTGGCGATGCCAGCCTTCAGGGACCGGGGATGCGGGCCATTCTGGTGCTGCACGACGGCCGGATCATCGGCGAGACCTATGGGCCGGGCTTTGACCGCGAAACGCCGCTGCTCGGCTGGTCGATGACCAAGACGGTCAACGCGGCGATTGCGGGCCGGCTGATGCAGGAGGGCAAGCTTGGACTTGATGACCAGCATCTGCTGCCGGAATGGGACGGCGACAGCCGCAGGGAAATCCACCTCCGTGACCTTACGGGCATGGAAAGCGGGTTGCGCTTCAACGAGGATTATGGGGATGTCAGCGACGTCACCCGCATGCTGTTTCTCCAGCCCGACATGGCGGGCTTTACCGCCGGGCAGACCCAGGATGCCGGGCCGGGCACGAAGTTCAACTATTCGACCGGCACCAGCGTGGTGATCGCGCGGATCTGGATGAACCGGCTCGCCGATCCCGCGATGGCGGTTTCCTATCCGTCGAAGGCGCTGTTCGGGCCGCTCGGCATGGCAAGCGCCACGCTGGAAACCGATGTGGCCGGCACTTTCGTCGGCGGATCCTATCTCTATGCGACCGCACGCGACTGGGGCCGTTTTGCCCAGATGCTGCTGCAGGATGGGGTTTGGAAGGGCGAGACGCTGCTCGGCCCTGATTTCATCAAGGCGATCCACACGCCATCCCGGGCGTCCAACGGCGCCTACAGCCAGGCGCAAACCTGGTTCGAGGGGCCCGGCGATCAGCCAAATTCTGCGTTCAGCCTGCCACAGGACACGATCTGGATGCAGGGGCACGACGGCCAGAGCATCGCCATCATCCCGTCGCGCAAGCTGGTGGTGCTGCGCATGGGCCTGACGCCGGAAAAGCTTGGCTATCTCCCGCAGCAACTGGTCAAGGCCGTGGTGGATACGGTCCGGTAA
- a CDS encoding bifunctional diguanylate cyclase/phosphodiesterase, producing the protein MTLNAFLPGNPGRFALGCSALAMMVPTALALRDGILNNGAAGCGPGSAVLASLAIMPLAIGGLGYGWRRAELRVQALRERMAVRETTLMDEARHDPLTGLHNRLALKEDVEAILARPELPQQALLLLDLDRFKFVNDTLGHDAGDELLVALARRLEGLLRDGDRLYRLGGDEFVILMDDPDSHYDIDMFCFRVEMDVSRPYNLAKGRVGAGVSIGIAFLRVGDEGLADSLKRADLALYKAKETAGSAHVFFTEMLAAQSLLKIELERDLAKALADEEFFLEYQPIVGVETGAIRSFEALVRWNHPEKGMLPPQTFIPLAERSGVIVPLGRWVMRAACLEAAKWPSPTGVAVNVAGDQFKDRSFVDFVQTCLREARLAPGRLTIEVTESLFTIDIESLSESLAALRALGVRIALDDFGTGFSSISHLKNFPLDQLKIDRSFARAMLADRRDGELVDLIARLGDTFNVSTTIEGIETEGQMDFVRGLGLSEAQGFLFARPMPADQVQAFFDGQRDRQAAGIAR; encoded by the coding sequence TCTGCCGGGCAATCCCGGGCGTTTTGCCCTTGGCTGTTCGGCATTGGCCATGATGGTCCCCACCGCCCTCGCGTTGAGGGACGGGATCTTGAACAATGGCGCTGCCGGATGCGGTCCGGGCAGCGCGGTCCTCGCGAGCCTCGCGATCATGCCGCTTGCCATCGGCGGCCTCGGCTACGGCTGGCGGCGGGCCGAACTGCGCGTTCAGGCCCTGCGCGAACGGATGGCCGTCCGCGAGACCACCCTGATGGACGAGGCGCGGCATGATCCCCTTACCGGGCTTCACAACCGGCTGGCGCTCAAGGAAGATGTCGAGGCGATTCTGGCGCGGCCCGAGCTGCCGCAACAGGCGCTGTTGCTGCTCGATCTCGACCGGTTCAAGTTTGTCAATGACACGCTGGGCCATGATGCCGGTGATGAATTGCTGGTGGCGCTTGCCCGCCGGCTGGAAGGGCTGCTGCGCGATGGCGACCGCCTCTACCGGCTCGGTGGCGACGAATTCGTCATCCTGATGGACGATCCCGACAGCCATTATGACATCGACATGTTCTGCTTCCGGGTGGAGATGGACGTGTCGCGTCCCTATAATCTCGCCAAGGGCCGCGTGGGGGCCGGGGTCAGCATCGGCATCGCCTTTCTCCGGGTCGGTGACGAGGGACTGGCGGATTCGCTGAAGCGCGCCGATCTCGCGCTCTACAAGGCCAAGGAGACCGCAGGCTCTGCCCATGTGTTCTTTACCGAAATGCTGGCTGCCCAGTCGCTGCTGAAGATCGAGCTGGAGCGCGATCTTGCCAAGGCGCTGGCGGATGAGGAATTCTTTCTCGAATACCAGCCAATCGTCGGGGTGGAGACGGGGGCCATCCGGTCTTTCGAGGCGCTGGTGCGCTGGAATCACCCTGAAAAGGGCATGCTGCCGCCGCAAACCTTTATTCCGCTCGCCGAGCGGTCCGGCGTCATCGTGCCGCTTGGCCGCTGGGTGATGCGGGCGGCCTGTCTGGAGGCGGCAAAGTGGCCGTCACCGACGGGCGTCGCGGTCAATGTCGCGGGCGACCAGTTCAAGGATCGCAGCTTTGTCGATTTCGTCCAGACCTGCCTGCGCGAGGCGCGGCTGGCACCGGGACGGCTGACCATCGAGGTGACGGAATCGCTGTTTACCATCGACATCGAATCTCTCAGCGAAAGCCTGGCGGCGCTGCGGGCCCTCGGCGTGCGCATCGCGCTGGACGATTTCGGCACCGGCTTTTCCTCGATCAGCCATCTGAAGAACTTCCCGCTCGACCAGTTGAAGATCGACCGGTCCTTTGCCCGCGCCATGCTGGCCGACCGGCGGGATGGCGAACTGGTCGACCTGATCGCCCGGCTCGGCGACACCTTCAATGTCTCGACCACCATCGAAGGTATCGAAACCGAAGGCCAGATGGATTTCGTCCGCGGTCTGGGTCTTTCCGAAGCGCAGGGCTTCCTGTTCGCACGGCCAATGCCTGCCGATCAGGTCCAGGCCTTTTTCGACGGGCAAAGGGACAGGCAGGCGGCTGGGATCGCCCGGTGA